In a single window of the Notamacropus eugenii isolate mMacEug1 chromosome 4, mMacEug1.pri_v2, whole genome shotgun sequence genome:
- the PPP1CC gene encoding serine/threonine-protein phosphatase PP1-gamma catalytic subunit isoform X1, with translation MADIDKLNIDSIIQRLLEVRGSKPGKNVQLQENEIRGLCLKSREIFLSQPILLELEAPLKICGDIHGQYYDLLRLFEYGGFPPESNYLFLGDYVDRGKQSLETICLLLAYKIKYPENFFLLRGNHECASINRIYGFYDECKRRYNIKLWKTFTDCFNCLPIAAIVDEKIFCCHGGLSPDLQSMEQIRRIMRPTDVPDQGLLCDLLWSDPDKDVLGWGENDRGVSFTFGAEVVAKFLHKHDLDLICRAHQVVEDGYEFFAKRQLVTLFSAPNYCGEFDNAGAMMSVDETLMCSFQILKPAEKKKPNASRPVTPPRGMITKQAKK, from the exons TGAGAGGGTCGAAGCCTGGTAAAAATGTCCAACTACAAGAGAATGAAATCAGAGGACTGTGCTTGAAATCACGGGAAATTTTTCTCAGTCAGCCTATCCTATTAGAACTTGAAGCACCACTTAAAATATGTG GTGACATTCATGGACAATATTATGATTTGCTTCGGCTTTTTGAGTATGGTGGTTTCCCACCAGAAAGCAACTACCTGTTTCTCGGAGACTACGTGGACAGAGGGAAGCAGTCCTTAGAAACTATCTGCCTTCTCCTGGCCTACAAAATCAAATACccagagaatttttttcttcttagaggGAACCATGAATGTGCCAGCATCAATAGAATTTACGGATTTTATGATGAAT GTAAAAGAAGATACAACATTAAACTATGGAAAACCTTTACAGACTGCTTTAATTGCTTACCAATTGCAGCCATTGTGGATGAGAAGATATTCTGCTGTCATGGAG GTTTATCACCAGATCTTCAGTCCATGGAGCAGATTCGACGAATTATGCGACCGACTGATGTACCTGATCAAGGTCTTCTTTGTGATCTCTTGTGGTCTGACCCTGATAAAGACGTCTTAGGCTGGGGTGAAAATGACAGAGGCGTTTCCTTCACATTTGGGGCCGAAGTGGTGGCCAAATTTCTGCATAAGCATGATTTGGATCTTATATGTAGAGCCCACCAG gtGGTTGAAGATGGATATGAATTTTTTGCAAAGAGGCAGTTGgtaacactcttttctgccccaaATTATTGTGGTGAATTTGACAATGCAGGTGCCATGATGAGTGTGGACGAAACCCTAATGTGTTCTTTTCAG ATTCTGAAGCCTGCCGAGAAAAAGAAGCCCAATGCCAGCAGACCTGTCACGCCACCACGGGGTATGATCACAAAGCAAGCAAAGAAATAG